The Carassius gibelio isolate Cgi1373 ecotype wild population from Czech Republic chromosome B22, carGib1.2-hapl.c, whole genome shotgun sequence genome window below encodes:
- the LOC127987672 gene encoding protein BTG2, translated as MTHDAEMIPEVSAAAGFVCRLLRSRGRLSDAQLHVFRDGLAQALSEHYQHHWFPDRPQKGSGYRCIRINHEMDPLIGRAAGHIGLTSGQLFSLLPRELTLWVDPYEVSYRIGEDGSICVLYEAEPPVSGHAPSAYDHTANCKNRFMMSGRTSPPKNYLMMVSS; from the exons ATGACGCACGACGCGGAGATGATCCCCGAGGTTTCCGCCGCAGCGGGCTTCGTGTGCAGACTGTTGCGGAGCCGAGGACGCCTGAGTGACGCGCAGCTGCACGTGTTCAGAGACGGTCTCGCGCAGGCGCTCTCAG AACACTACCAGCACCACTGGTTCCCCGACAGGCCACAGAAGGGATCTGGATACCGCTGTATACGCATCAATCACGAGATGGACCCTCTGATTGGCCGAGCGGCCGGTCACATTGGACTGACGAGTGGGCAGCTGTTCTCGCTCCTGCCGCGTGAGCTGACGCTGTGGGTCGACCCGTACGAAGTGTCCTACCGCATCGGCGAGGACGGCTCCATCTGTGTACTCTACGAGGCGGAGCCACCGGTCTCAGGCCACGCCCCCTCAGCGTACGACCACACGGCAAACTGCAAAAACCGCTTCATGATGAGTGGCCGAACGAGTCCGCCGAAAAACTACCTAATGATGGTGTCCAGCTGA
- the LOC127987666 gene encoding E3 ubiquitin-protein ligase PDZRN3: MDAGPSQSQQGRGGMGRGLSAGDSVFLRSHSSVAVVMGCRLSRPWMGDRTGVHGRDLTHLQKREAFRILASYEQPITLQIEGRGRSLQYNRTTDCSTQTERPWDPLRLNLCTLPRLPPSDRAYYDHMSLPGTRRDGGRCEYLPNTARDPEHRERLAYTLSSGTSPGENCLIGCCNTNLDEPRGFQSQTDDDDYTMERPLGHLPLHHELDSGLGWTDGSFHQGELSGVETEEGLEECHGGSPSSESFFSSELSDSGFHSVSTGEFLRFQRLLEKRMRHYNARMHHQGEPCSHERCDSQIKHPLEAIPETLTVQPQHVCAPVPGSRGLSRVSSVQYHKAERPCLNRHSSSSGSLFNPGPHPISEGMLRRSRTLHHRSAPAEYRRRASHPASPNYCSATLHPCVHRDDPPMNLPQEQDLALMHTVSHTVVHPAALPSHTLHAMSQPSLITPVYEHCCMPPDLHTNGRIRASTEPQLQRTQQTPNNRFHTLSHTPSQDSNETWPKLPNRAVSVGGGGLYSTLEGHAPARKPPGGNLRALRNQMLRERASRLADERSGMSTDEESHSEVRMGRYWSRSERREHMLQKQRQARNNDSCSVATSGLVHSGGVVGGANRESCSTVLELSQKKLSRMRNRKLLDDWTTVEELLTHGSRLGPSEAPRQLPTSLLTVTTV; encoded by the exons ATGGACGCAGGTCCTAGCCAATCACAGCAGGGACGTGGAGGAATGGGGCGGGGCCTGAGTGCTGGAGACTCTGTGTTCTTGA GGTCCCACTCATCTGTTGCCGTGGTGATGGGCTGTCGACTGTCACGGCCATGGATGGGAGACCGGACGGGG GTTCACGGTCGGGATCTGACCCACCTGCAGAAGCGAGAGGCCTTCCGTATCCTGGCCAGCTACGAGCAGCCAATCACGCTTCAGATTGAGGGCCGGGGGCGGAGCCTGCAGTACAACAGGACGACGGACTGCAGCACGCAGACGGAGCGACCCTGGGATCCTCTCCGGCTGAACTTGTGCACCCTGCCACGACTTCCTCCCTCGGACAG GGCGTACTACGATCACATGTCCCTGCCTGGGACCCGTAGAGATGGAGGCAGGTGCGAGTACCTACCAAACACGGCCCGAGACCCGGAGCACAGAGAACGACTGGCCTACACT CTGTCCAGCGGCACGTCTCCGGGAGAAAACTGTCTGATCGGATGCTGCAACACCAACCTGGACGAACCCAGAGGTTTCCAGAGTCAG ACTGATGACGATGACTACACGATGGAGAGACCCCTGGGTCACCTGCCTCTTCATCACGAGCTGGACAGCGGGCTCGGCTGGACGGACGGTAGCTTCCACCAGGGGGAGCTGTCAGGGGTGGAGACGGAGGAGGGGCTTGAGGAGTGTCACGGCGGGTCGCCGTCGTCCGAGTCCTTCTTCTCGTCTGAGCTGAGCGACTCGGGTTTCCACAGCGTCAGCACCGGCGAGTTCCTGCGCTTCCAGCGTCTGCTCGAGAAACGCATGCGCCATTACAACGCCCGCATGCACCACCAGGGGGAGCCGTGCTCTCATGAGCGGTGCGACAGCCAGATAAAACACCCCCTAGAGGCCATCCCAGAAACACTGACGGTGCAGCCTCAACACGTCTGCGCACCCGTCCCGGGATCACGAGGTTTGTCGCGTGTTTCGTCCGTGCAGTACCACAAGGCAGAGCGTCCGTGTTTGAACAGGCACAGCTCCAGCAGCGGCTCGCTCTTCAATCCCGGCCCTCATCCGATTTCTGAGGGAATGCTGAGAAGAAGCAGGACACTGCATCACCGCTCGGCACCAGCGGAGTACCGCAGACGGGCGAGTCACCCGGCCTCGCCCAACTACTGCAGCGCTACGCTGCATCCCTGCGTCCACAGAGATGACCCGCCCATGAATCTCCCTCAGGAGCAGGACTTGGCACTTATGCACACCGTTTCTCACACTGTTGTACACCCTGCTGCACTCCCTTCACACACTCTACACGCAATGAGTCAACCGTCCCTGATCACTCCAGTTTACGAACACTGCTGCATGCCTCCGGATCTTCACACCAACGGCAGGATCAGAGCATCCACTGAACCACAACTCCAGAGGACCCAACAGACTCCCAACAACAGGTTCCACACCCTAAGTCACACGCCCAGTCAGGACTCCAACGAAACCTGGCCGAAACTCCCCAACCGCGCGGTATCTGTTGGGGGAGGCGGACTCTACAGCACCTTGGAGGGCCACGCGCCCGCTAGGAAACCACCCGGCGGGAATTTGCGTGCTTTGCGAAACCAGATGCTGCGGGAACGAGCCTCAAGATTGGCGGACGAGCGTAGCGGCATGAGCACGGACGAAGAGAGTCACAGCGAGGTCCGCATGGGTCGCTACTGGAGCCGCAGCGAGCGCCGCGAACACATGCTGCAGAAACAGCGACAGGCCAGAAACAACGACAGCTGCAGCGTAGCTACATCAGGATTGGTGCATAGCGGCGGAGTCGTGGGAGGAGCTAACAGAGAAAGTTGTAGCACTGTTCTCGAACTGAGCCAGAAGAAACTAAGTCGCATGAGGAACCGGAAGCTGCTGGACGATTGGACCACTGTAGAGGAACTCCTAACGCACGGATCACGCCTGGGTCCTAGCGAAGCCCCCCGGCAGCTGCCTACGTCATTGCTCACCGTCACAACTGTATAA